A stretch of [Clostridium] innocuum DNA encodes these proteins:
- the tagD gene encoding glycerol-3-phosphate cytidylyltransferase: MKKVITYGTFDLFHIGHLNLLKRAKALGDYLIVAVSSDDFNLREKGKVCQIKDVDRMEIVKAIRYVDEVILEENWEQKKLDVQKYDVDVFVMGDDWEGKFDFLKEYCDVVYLPRTEGISSTMIKSELKQK; this comes from the coding sequence ATGAAAAAGGTTATTACATATGGTACTTTTGACTTGTTTCATATTGGCCACTTAAATCTTTTGAAAAGGGCTAAGGCTTTAGGAGATTATTTGATTGTGGCAGTAAGCAGTGACGATTTTAATCTGCGTGAAAAGGGCAAGGTCTGTCAAATCAAAGATGTTGACAGAATGGAAATCGTAAAGGCTATTCGCTACGTCGATGAGGTTATTCTTGAAGAAAACTGGGAACAGAAGAAGCTGGATGTACAGAAATATGATGTCGATGTTTTTGTTATGGGAGATGACTGGGAAGGGAAATTTGATTTCCTGAAGGAATATTGTGATGTTGTTTATCTGCCAAGAACGGAAGGCATATCTTCCACTATGATCAAGAGTGAATTGAAGCAGAAGTAG
- a CDS encoding ABC transporter ATP-binding protein → MVKSIYDSSANAVEMRNVSKIYKLKKKDGKKSENERFFALKDITLNIPKGDVVGILGTNGSGKSTLSVILSGISDIDGGEMEINGEQALISINTGLNNQLTGLENINVKGALLGLTKKRIREITDGVIEFAELGDFLYQPVKKYSSGMKARLGFSISLALNPDIFIVDEALSVGDKGFAQKCLNRMKKLRDEEDKTILFISHSLPQVRDFCKSGIWIEGGKLVETGDIDTICDHYAAYVDKLNKLSDKEKKAMLEEKFKERLIIDEKTSLLDKLFHKL, encoded by the coding sequence ATGGTAAAGAGTATATATGACAGCAGTGCCAATGCTGTAGAAATGAGAAATGTTTCTAAAATTTATAAACTAAAGAAAAAAGATGGTAAGAAAAGTGAAAATGAGCGTTTTTTTGCTTTAAAGGATATTACATTGAATATACCAAAGGGTGATGTTGTTGGTATCCTTGGTACCAATGGCTCCGGTAAATCTACCCTTTCTGTTATTCTTTCCGGTATTTCCGATATCGATGGCGGAGAAATGGAAATCAATGGGGAACAGGCACTGATTTCTATAAACACAGGACTAAACAACCAGCTGACTGGACTGGAAAATATTAATGTTAAGGGTGCGTTACTTGGACTTACGAAGAAGCGGATACGTGAGATAACAGATGGCGTTATTGAATTTGCAGAACTGGGGGATTTTCTTTATCAGCCGGTGAAAAAATACTCCAGTGGTATGAAGGCCCGTCTTGGCTTTTCTATATCTCTGGCTTTGAATCCGGATATCTTTATTGTTGATGAGGCATTATCTGTTGGTGATAAAGGATTTGCTCAGAAGTGTTTGAATCGAATGAAGAAGCTGAGGGATGAAGAGGATAAAACGATTTTATTTATCTCACATTCCTTGCCGCAGGTCCGCGATTTCTGTAAATCTGGTATATGGATTGAAGGTGGAAAGCTTGTGGAAACCGGTGATATTGATACGATTTGCGATCACTATGCCGCCTATGTTGACAAATTAAACAAATTAAGCGATAAAGAGAAAAAAGCAATGCTGGAAGAGAAGTTTAAGGAACGTTTGATCATTGATGAAAAAACCTCTCTACTTGACAAGCTGTTTCACAAGCTGTAG
- a CDS encoding CDP-glycerol--glycerophosphate glycerophosphotransferase, whose product MELKKLILHMVLWFFYQLAKCLPVRQNRITFVTLTSQILTGDFKLLDEELKRYPDIEIRYILTKFEKTIKGDLLYFLNCIKQVFLINTSKVVILNDNNYVVSHFKRSQVRVLQVWHACGAVKKFGNEIDRQYEIKNYDYVLSTSDQWKPVYAKAFGVNEHQVLPLGIPRTDALFSKECRLAYRNELLEKYPELQGKYVILYTPTFRGNIIKGLRHVDLDLSSLIEKLPDHYVVMYKMHPLLRDVDLGSGEQILNVTDEELNHLYTVADCLITDYSSILFDFSIMEKKVILYTPDLAEYGETLGFNIDLKSIPFPVCQTAESLTKELCIKDYDKKSIKAFKDMYFMYQDGESTKRVSSFIYQQLKQS is encoded by the coding sequence ATGGAATTAAAAAAGCTTATTCTCCATATGGTATTATGGTTTTTTTATCAACTGGCAAAGTGTCTGCCAGTCAGACAAAATCGAATCACCTTTGTAACACTGACTTCGCAAATACTTACAGGTGATTTCAAACTCTTGGATGAAGAACTGAAGCGTTATCCGGATATTGAAATACGTTATATTCTCACAAAGTTTGAAAAGACGATAAAAGGTGATTTATTATATTTCCTAAATTGTATAAAACAGGTATTTCTTATCAATACAAGCAAAGTTGTTATTTTAAACGATAACAATTATGTAGTTTCTCATTTTAAAAGATCGCAGGTCAGGGTGCTTCAGGTATGGCATGCATGCGGTGCTGTAAAGAAATTTGGCAATGAAATTGATAGGCAGTATGAGATAAAAAACTATGATTATGTTCTTTCTACAAGTGATCAGTGGAAACCGGTATATGCGAAAGCATTTGGTGTTAATGAGCATCAGGTGCTGCCGTTAGGAATACCACGAACGGACGCTCTTTTTTCAAAGGAGTGCAGACTGGCATATAGAAATGAGCTACTGGAAAAGTATCCTGAATTGCAGGGTAAGTATGTAATCCTCTATACTCCAACCTTTCGAGGCAATATCATAAAGGGGCTGCGGCATGTGGATTTAGATCTTTCATCTCTGATTGAGAAGCTACCGGATCATTATGTTGTTATGTATAAGATGCATCCTTTGCTGCGTGATGTTGACCTTGGAAGTGGTGAGCAGATTCTGAATGTAACAGATGAAGAGCTGAATCATCTATATACGGTAGCAGATTGCCTGATTACGGATTACTCTTCTATTTTGTTTGACTTTTCAATTATGGAGAAAAAGGTCATTCTCTATACGCCTGATCTTGCGGAATATGGAGAAACACTCGGCTTCAACATAGATTTGAAATCCATACCCTTTCCGGTATGTCAGACAGCAGAGAGCCTGACGAAAGAGCTTTGTATAAAAGATTATGATAAGAAATCCATAAAAGCATTTAAGGATATGTATTTTATGTATCAGGATGGAGAAAGTACCAAAAGAGTAAGCAGCTTTATTTATCAACAGCTGAAACAATCATGA
- a CDS encoding glycosyltransferase, which yields MFKGWSVYGDCVKIQYRQTAYKSSKEMRMSKSVDVSVIVPVYNVEKYIRVCLDTLVHQTLSNIEIIVVNDGTKDDSQKIIDEFSSLYPDKIIALKKENGGLSDARNYGLEHASGAYVGFVDSDDYTDIEMYQKLYEKAKQENADIVVCGYYGVQEQNGQFRHFQKGNLQEFDKSLQENPRLLYMNSTYAWNKLYRRELFLKTGIRYPKGCLYEDMAVTWTLFLHANKISKVDEPLYYYILKREGAITATYSSKTLQMFQSMELVNTYYKEQNAFNQYQDILCFLNLKHMLLRFQDFPGYHNLSLKKAMIKTGFDHMNRNFKSWKTNSIFFQDVYKNRKIKHMVPYKAFWYLFMFVPKGALTCLKTVKKTVSKLKRLVSKRSYITRYAYHAYCKKHPVMKGQALIESFQGKTVSDSPFYIAQQLQHQVDKIYIATTVKNRQEHKQLLKEHGLETAILVPVYSKAYQMALATSEILVNNVTFPPYFIRRDEQVYLNTWHGTPWKTLGKKMKNGIQDMSNIQRNFLQSSMLLFPNVFTKQRMIEDYNLTNLFTGLSYTAEYPRNLVFHEHEKTIAIKKRYGSEKLEMIAYMPTWRGLTSTALEIAGYAEELKKILQVLDETLNDDQMLYVNLHSLVKDVIPIQGYQHICSFPEGVDNYEFLMGCDMLITDYSSVLFDFALTKRPVILFVYDAEEYARDRGMYFSVQDLPFVKAETLKQLQEYITKQKSVEISKAAWNAYADVFVSKAAFDPAVCLKKVPVDSITDYADNKNKERTVYFIPKIKRLQDIQYLKEAAEDHSAIAVLDRQDFTPLTQKLLYQEFHECLDYIVMDVRMQLSPKEELKRLLHRFPGMEAYRREFQRILPNIKVKECVDFKKSRYTFGMKKYIDSQNRR from the coding sequence ATGTTTAAGGGATGGTCTGTTTATGGTGACTGTGTTAAAATACAGTATAGACAGACAGCTTATAAGAGCAGTAAGGAGATGCGTATGTCAAAAAGTGTAGATGTCAGTGTAATCGTGCCTGTATATAATGTTGAAAAATATATACGCGTTTGTTTGGACACCCTGGTTCATCAGACATTATCCAATATCGAAATTATTGTTGTAAACGATGGAACGAAGGATGATTCACAGAAAATTATAGATGAGTTTTCTTCTCTCTATCCGGATAAAATCATTGCATTGAAAAAAGAAAACGGGGGGCTTTCCGACGCTAGAAACTATGGTTTGGAGCATGCGAGTGGTGCCTATGTTGGATTTGTAGATAGTGATGACTATACAGATATCGAGATGTATCAGAAGCTGTATGAGAAAGCGAAGCAGGAAAACGCGGATATTGTTGTTTGCGGATATTATGGTGTACAGGAACAAAACGGGCAGTTCCGGCATTTTCAAAAAGGAAATCTACAGGAATTTGACAAGAGCCTGCAGGAAAATCCTCGATTGCTGTATATGAACTCTACCTATGCCTGGAACAAGCTGTATCGGCGTGAATTATTTTTAAAGACCGGAATACGGTATCCAAAAGGCTGTCTGTATGAAGATATGGCAGTAACCTGGACTTTATTTTTACATGCGAATAAAATTTCAAAGGTTGATGAACCGTTATACTACTACATACTGAAACGAGAGGGGGCAATCACAGCTACCTACAGCAGTAAGACATTACAGATGTTTCAGTCTATGGAGCTGGTAAATACATATTACAAAGAGCAAAATGCTTTTAATCAGTACCAGGACATCCTGTGTTTTCTTAATCTGAAGCATATGCTGCTGCGGTTTCAGGATTTTCCGGGGTACCATAATCTGTCCCTGAAAAAGGCAATGATCAAGACCGGGTTTGATCATATGAACAGGAATTTTAAAAGCTGGAAAACAAACAGTATCTTTTTTCAGGATGTATATAAAAATCGTAAAATTAAGCATATGGTTCCATATAAAGCCTTCTGGTATCTGTTTATGTTCGTACCGAAAGGTGCACTCACCTGTTTGAAGACTGTTAAGAAAACAGTCAGTAAACTTAAACGGCTGGTGAGCAAGCGTTCCTATATCACGCGCTATGCCTATCACGCATATTGTAAAAAGCATCCGGTAATGAAAGGGCAGGCACTGATTGAGTCCTTTCAGGGAAAAACAGTATCAGACTCACCTTTCTATATCGCACAGCAGCTTCAGCATCAGGTTGACAAAATATATATTGCGACGACCGTGAAGAACAGACAGGAGCATAAACAGCTGCTGAAGGAGCACGGACTGGAGACTGCCATACTCGTTCCTGTATATAGCAAAGCATATCAAATGGCTCTGGCAACCAGTGAAATTCTAGTTAATAATGTTACATTTCCACCATACTTTATCAGAAGAGATGAACAGGTGTATCTGAATACCTGGCATGGAACACCATGGAAAACATTAGGTAAGAAAATGAAAAACGGTATCCAGGATATGAGTAATATACAACGTAACTTTCTGCAAAGCAGTATGCTTCTGTTTCCAAATGTATTTACCAAACAGAGGATGATAGAAGACTATAATTTGACAAATTTATTTACCGGGCTATCCTATACAGCAGAATATCCCCGTAATCTTGTATTTCATGAGCATGAGAAAACGATAGCTATTAAAAAACGGTATGGTTCGGAGAAACTGGAAATGATAGCTTATATGCCCACATGGAGAGGTTTGACAAGCACTGCATTGGAAATAGCGGGCTATGCCGAAGAACTGAAAAAGATATTACAGGTATTGGATGAAACGCTGAATGACGATCAGATGCTTTATGTCAATCTGCATTCTCTTGTAAAGGATGTGATACCGATTCAAGGCTATCAGCATATATGCTCCTTTCCTGAGGGCGTAGATAATTATGAGTTTCTGATGGGCTGCGATATGCTGATAACAGATTATTCCAGTGTACTATTTGACTTTGCACTGACAAAAAGACCTGTCATATTATTTGTTTATGATGCTGAAGAATATGCCAGAGATCGTGGTATGTATTTTTCCGTTCAAGATCTTCCATTTGTAAAGGCGGAAACATTAAAACAGCTTCAGGAATATATTACGAAGCAGAAATCGGTGGAAATCAGCAAAGCTGCATGGAATGCATATGCAGATGTATTTGTATCCAAAGCTGCTTTTGATCCTGCAGTATGCCTGAAGAAGGTTCCTGTGGATTCCATTACAGATTATGCTGATAATAAGAATAAAGAGCGTACAGTGTACTTTATACCGAAAATAAAGAGGCTGCAGGACATCCAATATTTAAAGGAAGCTGCGGAGGATCACAGTGCAATAGCAGTTTTGGATCGTCAGGATTTCACTCCGCTTACACAGAAACTGCTGTATCAGGAATTTCATGAATGCCTTGATTATATCGTCATGGATGTTCGTATGCAGTTATCGCCTAAAGAGGAACTTAAGAGACTGCTGCACAGATTTCCCGGGATGGAGGCCTATCGCCGCGAATTCCAACGAATTTTACCAAATATTAAGGTGAAGGAATGCGTTGATTTTAAGAAAAGCAGATATACATTCGGTATGAAGAAATATATTGATTCACAGAACAGGAGATGA
- a CDS encoding YfhO family protein: MKKNDIRYMAVLGILIVLITGVLFTLLQSKQLVYGSITDWLSQHVAFAEYFRENFYQTGQLYPDFSLQLGAGQNMAEFIYYGLLRPEILLSYAFPMIKMSTYIMISSIALTITSTELFYYWIRKQNISQHAAFFASVIFLCAGPMLFHTHKHVMFINYMPWLILTFIGIQRYLQKRKSALMMIGIVLMILESYFYSVSALFMCGIYAIYEILRMQKKIDYLESLKTIGRLMGQVLIGVGISCFILLPTVIMMFSHTREAIQSPTLMELLKPDMDISALTYTGFRSNAYSAGMCVIALAAVVYFIFRNSKEKRALGIMTLLITILPLFCYILNGLQYVREKSLIPMIPLIGYMIAEMLSEMENKPSRRLLWILPFLFLPYFFIELENLKLLYLIDAFFCSGIFILYTVTRKKYIFGIYLLFPLLLTMPTNKVENFVKQSQLSKFENTDKKAQVKAALDQDSSLYRFDDLHYALRTCNQVLDSRMYKTSLYSSNRNQDYSYFTDKVMGMPGPSTNNATVTAEKNSFFQSLMSVKYLYGKGTVPLHYSILSGDKNGYVAVNENVLPMGYATSDLLSKQQFQDLKYPYSMEAVYNNAVVERADVKEWKSSLQEVQLSYKLLHMDDSVTVKKLKNGYQLTVSKKSTINLRLDQSIDGQLLILDLPITEIKKPSRTVVGIEINGIVNKRGSNSDMYGNNRNNFRYVLDRDKPWRDITLKLEKGAYTIQNPKAYLMDGSVLTERNKSIDALKGERMSGNNVLKGEIDVRDDGYFVTSIPFDKGFTVRLDNQEIAYEKVNTAFVGFPIKKGHHTVEITYQMPGKSAGIMVSILSLLIATALYLKQKDPYSGGTDSKSFQ; the protein is encoded by the coding sequence ATGAAAAAAAATGATATACGTTATATGGCAGTATTGGGAATACTCATTGTTCTGATAACAGGTGTTCTCTTTACGCTGCTGCAAAGCAAACAGCTTGTATATGGTTCCATAACGGACTGGCTGAGTCAGCATGTGGCGTTTGCTGAATATTTCCGCGAGAATTTTTATCAAACAGGACAGCTGTATCCAGACTTTTCATTACAGCTTGGAGCTGGTCAGAATATGGCAGAGTTTATTTATTACGGGCTGCTGCGACCGGAGATATTGCTATCCTATGCGTTTCCTATGATCAAGATGTCTACCTACATTATGATCAGCAGTATTGCTCTCACAATCACAAGCACGGAATTGTTTTATTACTGGATAAGGAAACAAAATATTTCGCAACATGCTGCTTTTTTTGCTTCGGTTATTTTTTTATGTGCAGGTCCCATGCTGTTTCATACGCATAAGCATGTGATGTTCATCAACTATATGCCATGGCTTATACTGACATTTATCGGAATTCAACGCTATCTTCAAAAAAGGAAAAGCGCTCTTATGATGATTGGTATTGTACTGATGATTCTGGAAAGCTATTTCTATAGTGTCAGTGCTCTCTTTATGTGCGGTATCTATGCAATATATGAAATCCTGCGAATGCAGAAAAAAATTGATTATCTGGAGTCTCTTAAAACCATAGGCAGGCTGATGGGACAAGTGCTTATCGGTGTAGGCATCAGCTGTTTCATTCTCCTTCCAACGGTAATCATGATGTTCAGTCATACCAGAGAAGCAATCCAATCCCCTACACTTATGGAGTTGTTGAAGCCGGACATGGATATCAGCGCACTCACCTATACCGGATTCAGATCCAATGCGTATTCTGCGGGTATGTGTGTGATTGCCTTGGCTGCGGTTGTATATTTTATTTTCAGAAATTCCAAAGAAAAACGAGCTCTGGGTATCATGACTCTACTGATTACTATCCTACCCTTGTTTTGTTATATTTTAAATGGTCTGCAGTATGTACGGGAAAAGTCTTTGATTCCAATGATTCCGCTCATTGGCTATATGATTGCGGAAATGCTGTCTGAAATGGAAAACAAACCATCTCGCAGGCTGCTTTGGATTTTACCGTTTTTATTCCTTCCTTATTTCTTTATTGAATTGGAAAATCTGAAGCTTCTGTATTTGATAGACGCGTTCTTTTGTTCAGGAATTTTTATATTATATACGGTCACAAGAAAAAAATATATATTTGGTATATATCTGCTGTTTCCTTTGCTTTTAACAATGCCGACAAATAAAGTTGAGAATTTCGTAAAACAGTCTCAACTCTCAAAATTTGAAAATACAGATAAAAAAGCACAGGTGAAAGCTGCGCTGGATCAGGACTCTTCTCTTTATCGCTTTGATGATCTGCATTATGCTTTACGTACATGTAATCAGGTTCTGGATAGCCGAATGTATAAAACATCTCTGTATTCTTCAAATCGAAATCAGGATTACTCCTATTTTACGGACAAGGTGATGGGGATGCCGGGACCAAGCACGAATAATGCAACCGTCACTGCGGAAAAAAATTCTTTCTTTCAGTCACTGATGTCTGTTAAATATCTATATGGTAAGGGTACTGTTCCATTGCATTACAGCATCCTGTCCGGTGATAAAAACGGTTATGTAGCCGTTAATGAGAATGTATTGCCGATGGGGTATGCAACATCGGATTTGTTATCCAAACAGCAATTTCAAGACCTGAAATATCCTTATTCTATGGAAGCTGTATATAACAATGCAGTTGTTGAAAGAGCTGATGTGAAAGAGTGGAAGAGCAGCCTGCAGGAAGTGCAGCTTTCATATAAGCTTTTGCACATGGATGATTCTGTTACTGTAAAGAAGCTTAAAAATGGCTATCAACTGACAGTAAGTAAAAAAAGCACGATAAACTTACGATTGGATCAAAGCATCGACGGGCAATTGCTTATTTTGGATCTGCCGATTACTGAAATTAAAAAGCCGTCGAGAACAGTCGTAGGTATCGAAATTAACGGCATTGTGAATAAGCGCGGATCAAACAGTGATATGTATGGCAACAATAGAAATAATTTTCGTTATGTTCTGGATAGAGACAAGCCATGGAGAGATATCACTTTAAAATTGGAGAAAGGGGCTTATACAATTCAAAATCCCAAGGCATACCTTATGGATGGCAGTGTCTTAACCGAGCGAAATAAGAGCATAGATGCATTAAAAGGTGAGCGCATGTCAGGTAATAATGTATTAAAGGGAGAAATAGACGTTAGAGATGACGGTTATTTTGTAACCTCTATTCCGTTTGATAAGGGATTTACAGTACGTTTGGATAACCAAGAAATAGCATATGAAAAAGTTAATACAGCATTTGTTGGATTTCCAATAAAGAAAGGACATCATACTGTAGAAATTACGTATCAAATGCCAGGAAAAAGCGCTGGAATTATGGTCAGTATACTCTCTTTGCTGATTGCTACAGCACTATATCTGAAACAAAAAGATCCATACAGCGGTGGAACAGATTCGAAGTCTTTCCAATAA
- a CDS encoding bifunctional glycosyltransferase family 2 protein/CDP-glycerol:glycerophosphate glycerophosphotransferase yields the protein MSAKYKVSVIIPIYNVAEYLEECLESMVRQTIDSLEVIMVDDGSTDISGVIAQEYAKNYDNFFYYLKENGGLGNARNYGIQFVHGDYIIFLDSDDIVPDGAYEAMYKKAVETGNDMVVGDVQRFNSRKIYNSGLHRKAFRDAYDKTSILETPQLIYDTTSWNKMIKFSFWKEHDFKFPEKILYEDIPVTMPLHFYANAVSVLNEIVYLWRERDGANKSITQNRTEMKNFTDRVKIMHMVDDFYNAHVSDDHALYMKDYKWMSVDLKLYIQEMLTADDEFIDYAMDVIRDYMKDFRKDSFQDLQAIDRMKYHLIETGNKKRLLELLAYEKGAYRTLKIKRKKVNGEMHYIGDFPFHDFPEEYYDMTKELRLYPETRSLQQVYWNDNKLIVKGYSFIQRLTCSSKHAQQLKANLLNVATRESVSVPLTVCKANGVRGRHGLKVDKSNRKARYYNYKWSGFEIEIDFSRPEIQKIANGILKVELQYDREGIHTSFYAGGPVSGSDARPKYLNVKDTKVLPYYNLGYDLCLNCESLDVKVQQLTVTDHELIVKTQLSKETLICKSDDAVNELKVKQENDMQSAVLDLNAFHADHGVIMAKGGKALSSNDLRLSRYAFTADQLIRVYSDDAGYMNLAGEPHRSVLTRLYWAEEQIGMEVETRLSNADKLKTAYFELKGESSSLTMPPVTGKIYVQGSSVTAAAIIPICDDAFTKNMVADKWKTYIIYEFEDGSVQKHTIAADAVAQLSRKPYKDYYYSVYPNMDLDMIVKVTRKWKWYESNKLRRKFVELFIYPMLRMLPVRKKRIVFEGWWGQKFHCNPKAFYKYMDKEHPDYTCIWSLVDERTPIEGNGIRVRRKSLRYHYYMATSKYFVNNVNFMESFKKRKKQVEVQTMHGTPLKTLGLDVPGELPTEEARQKFIKKCSRWDYLVVQSSKAESITSSCYAFKKEFLKTGYPRNDVLFAKNNEKDITDIKKKLGISPEKKVIMYAPTWRVRNQFNMKIDIQELKKQIQDDYVLMLRIHPFAVKGLKEDLLDEFVINVSNYPSVEELYLASDIVITDYSSVMFDYAILNRPMLFFTYDLEDYRDTLRGFNFDFVAEAPGPLLKTSDEVIQSIVNIDKVAQEHDEALQKFRKKFCEYEKGTASEQIFQRVMQNQ from the coding sequence ATGTCAGCGAAATATAAAGTAAGTGTCATCATACCGATATACAATGTCGCAGAGTATTTGGAGGAATGTCTTGAATCCATGGTTCGCCAGACAATCGATAGTCTGGAGGTTATCATGGTTGATGACGGATCTACGGATATCAGTGGTGTCATTGCTCAGGAATATGCAAAGAACTATGACAATTTTTTCTATTATTTGAAAGAAAACGGAGGATTGGGGAATGCCCGGAACTACGGTATTCAGTTTGTTCACGGTGACTATATCATCTTCCTTGATTCTGACGATATTGTGCCGGATGGCGCATATGAAGCGATGTACAAAAAGGCTGTGGAAACAGGCAATGATATGGTTGTCGGTGATGTACAGCGTTTTAATTCCAGAAAAATATATAATTCAGGCCTTCATAGAAAAGCATTTCGTGATGCCTATGATAAGACAAGCATTTTAGAGACTCCGCAGTTGATATATGATACCACTTCCTGGAATAAAATGATTAAATTCAGCTTTTGGAAGGAACATGATTTTAAATTTCCTGAAAAGATTTTATATGAAGATATTCCAGTGACGATGCCACTGCATTTTTATGCAAATGCGGTTTCCGTATTGAATGAAATCGTATACTTATGGCGTGAACGTGATGGAGCAAATAAATCGATTACACAAAACCGTACAGAAATGAAAAACTTCACGGACCGTGTGAAAATTATGCACATGGTTGATGATTTTTATAATGCACATGTAAGCGATGACCATGCGCTTTATATGAAGGATTATAAGTGGATGTCTGTTGACTTAAAGCTATATATTCAGGAAATGCTGACAGCTGATGATGAATTTATAGATTATGCGATGGATGTAATTCGTGATTATATGAAGGATTTCCGAAAGGATTCTTTTCAAGACTTACAGGCGATTGACCGCATGAAATATCATCTGATAGAAACAGGAAACAAGAAGCGGCTTCTGGAATTACTGGCTTATGAAAAGGGCGCCTATCGTACGTTGAAAATCAAAAGGAAAAAAGTAAATGGTGAAATGCATTATATCGGAGACTTTCCTTTTCATGATTTCCCTGAAGAATATTATGATATGACAAAAGAGCTTCGCCTGTATCCGGAGACAAGGTCTCTGCAGCAGGTTTACTGGAATGACAATAAGCTGATAGTAAAGGGATATTCCTTTATTCAACGATTAACCTGCTCAAGCAAACATGCACAGCAGCTGAAGGCTAACCTATTGAATGTCGCAACAAGAGAATCTGTATCTGTGCCATTAACTGTATGCAAGGCCAATGGTGTTCGCGGAAGGCATGGATTAAAGGTTGATAAAAGCAACCGTAAAGCGCGTTATTATAATTATAAATGGAGCGGCTTTGAAATTGAAATTGATTTCAGCAGACCGGAAATACAGAAAATAGCAAACGGTATTCTGAAAGTAGAGCTGCAATATGATCGCGAAGGAATACATACATCCTTTTATGCGGGTGGGCCGGTTTCCGGAAGCGATGCACGTCCCAAATATCTGAATGTGAAGGATACAAAAGTACTTCCATATTACAATCTGGGGTATGATTTATGTCTGAATTGTGAATCACTTGATGTAAAGGTTCAACAGCTTACTGTTACTGATCATGAATTAATAGTGAAGACGCAGTTGTCAAAAGAAACATTGATATGCAAAAGTGACGATGCTGTGAATGAATTAAAAGTCAAGCAAGAAAATGATATGCAGAGCGCTGTGCTTGATCTGAATGCTTTTCATGCAGACCACGGGGTTATCATGGCAAAGGGCGGCAAGGCATTATCCAGCAATGATTTGCGTTTAAGTCGTTATGCATTCACGGCTGATCAACTGATTCGCGTATATAGTGATGATGCCGGATATATGAACCTTGCAGGGGAACCGCATCGTTCTGTTTTGACAAGACTATATTGGGCAGAAGAACAGATTGGTATGGAAGTAGAAACCAGACTGAGTAATGCAGATAAGCTGAAAACTGCGTATTTTGAATTGAAGGGCGAAAGCAGTAGCTTGACTATGCCACCGGTTACTGGAAAAATTTATGTTCAGGGAAGCTCTGTAACAGCAGCTGCTATTATTCCGATATGTGATGATGCTTTCACAAAGAACATGGTGGCGGATAAATGGAAAACGTACATTATTTATGAATTTGAAGATGGTTCCGTACAAAAGCACACCATTGCGGCTGATGCGGTAGCGCAGCTGTCCAGAAAACCATATAAGGATTATTACTATAGTGTATATCCAAACATGGATCTGGATATGATTGTAAAGGTCACAAGAAAATGGAAATGGTATGAGAGTAATAAGCTGCGACGCAAGTTTGTGGAATTATTCATATATCCAATGCTGAGAATGCTGCCGGTACGTAAAAAAAGAATTGTATTTGAAGGCTGGTGGGGACAAAAGTTCCACTGTAATCCGAAGGCGTTTTATAAATACATGGATAAAGAACATCCGGATTATACCTGCATATGGTCTCTTGTAGATGAAAGAACACCAATTGAGGGAAATGGAATTCGCGTACGTAGAAAGAGTCTGCGTTACCACTATTATATGGCTACATCAAAATACTTTGTGAATAATGTAAACTTTATGGAGTCCTTTAAAAAGCGGAAAAAACAGGTAGAAGTGCAGACCATGCATGGGACACCATTGAAAACACTTGGATTGGATGTTCCAGGAGAGCTTCCTACAGAAGAGGCACGTCAGAAATTTATTAAAAAATGCAGCCGCTGGGATTACCTGGTTGTGCAGAGCAGCAAGGCAGAGAGCATTACATCCAGCTGCTATGCATTTAAGAAAGAATTTCTGAAAACAGGATACCCTAGGAATGATGTGCTGTTTGCAAAGAACAATGAAAAGGATATTACTGATATAAAGAAAAAGCTTGGTATTTCACCGGAGAAGAAAGTGATTATGTATGCTCCGACATGGCGTGTACGAAATCAGTTCAATATGAAAATTGATATTCAGGAGTTGAAAAAGCAGATTCAGGATGACTATGTTCTGATGCTGCGTATACATCCTTTTGCAGTTAAAGGTCTGAAGGAAGACCTGCTGGATGAATTTGTAATCAATGTAAGTAACTATCCAAGTGTTGAGGAGCTTTATCTTGCTTCCGATATTGTTATTACAGATTACTCATCTGTAATGTTTGATTATGCAATTTTAAACAGACCAATGCTGTTCTTCACATATGATTTGGAAGATTACAGAGATACTCTGCGTGGATTTAACTTTGATTTTGTCGCAGAGGCACCAGGACCTCTGCTGAAAACTTCCGATGAGGTGATACAGAGCATTGTGAATATTGATAAAGTTGCTCAGGAGCATGACGAGGCTTTGCAGAAATTCCGTAAGAAGTTCTGCGAGTATGAAAAAGGTACGGCATCCGAACAGATTTTTCAAAGGGTTATGCAAAATCAGTAA